The following coding sequences lie in one Clupea harengus chromosome 23, Ch_v2.0.2, whole genome shotgun sequence genomic window:
- the tom1l2 gene encoding TOM1-like protein 2 isoform X3, protein MEFLLGNPYSTPVGQCIEKATDGSLQSEDWTLNMEICDIINETEDGPKDAMRAVKKRLNGNKNYREVMLTLTVLETCVKNCGYRFHALVTTRDFIDGVLVKIISPKNNPPTIVQDKVLALVQAWADAFRSSPDLTGVVHVYEELKRKGIEFPMSEMESLSPIHTPVRPLTAPEGDQLLQKYSSPPQPKPQPVTGTAPPFSAPPPAQSAPQIPPNLAVAGPINPNAEQICRLRSELDIVRGNIKVMSEMLTEMVPGQEDPSDHELLQELNRTCRAMQQRIVELISRVANEEVTEELLHVNDDLNNIFLRYERYERFRSGRSAQGINNGLRQVLSEATEDNLIDLGPGSPAVVTPMVSATPPSSLPSSIPASLPASLPTSLPASVAPVRSASPASLASKLATLDVGGDSVSGTLSALIQPQDDFDMFAQTRTGAAPEQRKNPPFEDPQAADEPPPTLEVRQQTQAGRGDEAEEGVTSEEFDKFLEERAKAAEMVPTLPSPPGGDLPSVASSTPSAGKKAERPADALFTM, encoded by the exons ATGGAGTTCTTACTGGGAAACCCATATAGCACTCCGGTGGGCCAGTGTATTG AAAAGGCCACGGACGGGTCTCTTCAGAGTGAGGATTGGACACTGAACATGGAAATATGTGACATCATCAATGAAACAGAGGACGG CCCAAAGGATGCCATGAGGGCTGTTAAAAAGAGGCTGAATGGGAACAAAAACTACAGAGAGGTGATGCTGACCTTAACG gTCCTTGAGACATGTGTCAAGAACTGTGGTTATCGTTTCCATGCCCTTGTCACAACACGTGACTTCATTGATGGTGTCCTCGTGAAAATTATTTCACCTAAAAACAACCCTCCTACCATTGTGCAAGACAAAGTGCTCGCTCTCGTTCAG GCTTGGGCAGATGCGTTCAGGAGTAGTCCTGACCTGACAGGCGTGGTCCACGTCTATGAGGAGCTGAAGAGGAAAGGCATAGAGTTCCCCATGTCAGAGATGGAGTCCCTGTCTCCCATCCACACACCAGTGCGG CCTCTGACTGCACCTGAGGGGGACCAATTACTGCAGAAGTACAGCAGCCCTCCGCAGCCCAAACCTCAGCCAGTCACTGGCACCGCTCCCCCCTTCAGCGCCCCCCCGCCGGCACAATCCGCCCCACAGATCCCCCCCAACCTCGCCGTGGCCGGACCCATCAACCCCAACGCCGAACAG ATTTGTCGGCTGCGCAGTGAGCTGGACATCGTGCGCGGGAACATTAAGGTGATGTCGGAGATGCTGACTGAGATGGTGCCGGGACAGGAAGACCCCTCTGACCACGAGCTTCTGCAG GAGCTGAACCGCACATGCAGGGCCATGCAACAGAGGATCGTGGAGCTCATCTCGCGCGTGGCCAATGAGGAGGTGACCGAAGAGCTGCTGCACGTCAACGACGACCTCAACAACATCTTCCTCAGATACGAAAG ATATGAGCGGTTCCGGTCAGGCCGGTCGGCCCAGGGAATCAACAACGGA CTGAGGCAG GTTCTCAGTGAGGCCACAGAGGACAACCTCATAGACCTGGGCCCTGGCTCTCCTGCTGTGGTTACCCCCATGGTCAGCGCCACGCCGCCCTCCAGCCTGCCCTCCAGCATTCCCGccagcctgcctgccagcctgcctACCAGCCTGCCCGCCTCGGTGGCCCCTGTCCGCTCCGCCTCCCCAGCCTCCCTTGCTTCAAAGCTGGCAACGCTAG atgtGGGTGGAGACAGTGTGAGTGGCACGCTCAGTGCCCTCATCCAACCGCAGGACGACTTTGACATGTTTGCCCAGACCAGGACTGGCGCTGCGCCTGAGCAGCGCAAGAA CCCGCCGTTTGAAGACCCCCAGGCCGCCGACGAGCCGCCCCCCACTCTGGAGGTTAGACAACAGACGCAGGCCGGG AGAGGAGACGAAGCTGAGGAAGGTGTGACCAGTGAAG AGTTTGACAAGTTCCTGGAGGAGCGGGCCAAGGCAGCGGAGATGGTGCCCACCTTACCGTCTCCCCCTGGTGGCGACCTCCCCTCGGTGGCGAGCTCCACCCCAAGTGCCGGCAAGAAAGCCGAGCGGCCGGCGGACGCCCTGTTTACCATGTAG
- the tom1l2 gene encoding TOM1-like protein 2 isoform X1, whose protein sequence is MEFLLGNPYSTPVGQCIEKATDGSLQSEDWTLNMEICDIINETEDGPKDAMRAVKKRLNGNKNYREVMLTLTVLETCVKNCGYRFHALVTTRDFIDGVLVKIISPKNNPPTIVQDKVLALVQAWADAFRSSPDLTGVVHVYEELKRKGIEFPMSEMESLSPIHTPVRPLTAPEGDQLLQKYSSPPQPKPQPVTGTAPPFSAPPPAQSAPQIPPNLAVAGPINPNAEQICRLRSELDIVRGNIKVMSEMLTEMVPGQEDPSDHELLQELNRTCRAMQQRIVELISRVANEEVTEELLHVNDDLNNIFLRYERYERFRSGRSAQGINNGLRQVLSEATEDNLIDLGPGSPAVVTPMVSATPPSSLPSSIPASLPASLPTSLPASVAPVRSASPASLASKLATLDVGGDSVSGTLSALIQPQDDFDMFAQTRTGAAPEQRKNPPFEDPQAADEPPPTLEVRQQTQAGVAQSSVMDDIEEWLCTDVRGDEAEEGVTSEEFDKFLEERAKAAEMVPTLPSPPGGDLPSVASSTPSAGKKAERPADALFTM, encoded by the exons ATGGAGTTCTTACTGGGAAACCCATATAGCACTCCGGTGGGCCAGTGTATTG AAAAGGCCACGGACGGGTCTCTTCAGAGTGAGGATTGGACACTGAACATGGAAATATGTGACATCATCAATGAAACAGAGGACGG CCCAAAGGATGCCATGAGGGCTGTTAAAAAGAGGCTGAATGGGAACAAAAACTACAGAGAGGTGATGCTGACCTTAACG gTCCTTGAGACATGTGTCAAGAACTGTGGTTATCGTTTCCATGCCCTTGTCACAACACGTGACTTCATTGATGGTGTCCTCGTGAAAATTATTTCACCTAAAAACAACCCTCCTACCATTGTGCAAGACAAAGTGCTCGCTCTCGTTCAG GCTTGGGCAGATGCGTTCAGGAGTAGTCCTGACCTGACAGGCGTGGTCCACGTCTATGAGGAGCTGAAGAGGAAAGGCATAGAGTTCCCCATGTCAGAGATGGAGTCCCTGTCTCCCATCCACACACCAGTGCGG CCTCTGACTGCACCTGAGGGGGACCAATTACTGCAGAAGTACAGCAGCCCTCCGCAGCCCAAACCTCAGCCAGTCACTGGCACCGCTCCCCCCTTCAGCGCCCCCCCGCCGGCACAATCCGCCCCACAGATCCCCCCCAACCTCGCCGTGGCCGGACCCATCAACCCCAACGCCGAACAG ATTTGTCGGCTGCGCAGTGAGCTGGACATCGTGCGCGGGAACATTAAGGTGATGTCGGAGATGCTGACTGAGATGGTGCCGGGACAGGAAGACCCCTCTGACCACGAGCTTCTGCAG GAGCTGAACCGCACATGCAGGGCCATGCAACAGAGGATCGTGGAGCTCATCTCGCGCGTGGCCAATGAGGAGGTGACCGAAGAGCTGCTGCACGTCAACGACGACCTCAACAACATCTTCCTCAGATACGAAAG ATATGAGCGGTTCCGGTCAGGCCGGTCGGCCCAGGGAATCAACAACGGA CTGAGGCAG GTTCTCAGTGAGGCCACAGAGGACAACCTCATAGACCTGGGCCCTGGCTCTCCTGCTGTGGTTACCCCCATGGTCAGCGCCACGCCGCCCTCCAGCCTGCCCTCCAGCATTCCCGccagcctgcctgccagcctgcctACCAGCCTGCCCGCCTCGGTGGCCCCTGTCCGCTCCGCCTCCCCAGCCTCCCTTGCTTCAAAGCTGGCAACGCTAG atgtGGGTGGAGACAGTGTGAGTGGCACGCTCAGTGCCCTCATCCAACCGCAGGACGACTTTGACATGTTTGCCCAGACCAGGACTGGCGCTGCGCCTGAGCAGCGCAAGAA CCCGCCGTTTGAAGACCCCCAGGCCGCCGACGAGCCGCCCCCCACTCTGGAGGTTAGACAACAGACGCAGGCCGGG GTTGCACAGTCCTCTGTCATGGATGACATAGAGGAGTGGCTCTGTACCGACGTG AGAGGAGACGAAGCTGAGGAAGGTGTGACCAGTGAAG AGTTTGACAAGTTCCTGGAGGAGCGGGCCAAGGCAGCGGAGATGGTGCCCACCTTACCGTCTCCCCCTGGTGGCGACCTCCCCTCGGTGGCGAGCTCCACCCCAAGTGCCGGCAAGAAAGCCGAGCGGCCGGCGGACGCCCTGTTTACCATGTAG
- the foxl3 gene encoding forkhead box L3, whose protein sequence is MFDNSQYPYNCFNYDGDGYPPCSSDEEKKICRPAYSYIALIAMAIQQSPENRVTLSGIYEFIMKRFPYYRSNQRAWQNSIRHNLSLNSCFIKVPRTEGNEKGKGNFWTFASGCESMLDLFENGNFRRRRRRRNLKVGFREPTNAFAAAADAPRPRDSEPFCPSAPCDRSGQLNPALSKPEPEIKFSIDYILSTPDPHPGFRPPHGGAAGPSISLLEPQHLNLHFWTL, encoded by the exons ATGTTTGATAATTCACAGTATCCATATAATTGTTTTAATTATGATGGAGATGGCTACCCCCCATGTAGCTCtgatgaggagaaaaaaatatgCAGACCTGCCTACAG TTACATTGCACTTATAGCCATGGCCATCCAGCAGAGCCCCGAGAACAGAGTAACTCTGTCAGGAATCTACGAGTTCATTATGAAGAGGTTCCCTTACTACAGGTCCAACCAGAGAGCCTGGCAAAACTCCATCCGGCACAACCTGTCTCTCAACAGCTGCTTCATCAAG GTACCCCGCACAGAAGGCAAcgaaaagggaaagggaaactTCTGGACCTTTGCCTCGGGCTGCGAGTCCATGCTGGACCTCTTTGAGAACGGGAACTTCCGCCGTCGCCGCCGCCGTCGCAACCTCAAGGTGGGCTTCCGCGAGCCGACTAACGCCTTTGCCGCCGCCGCGGATGCCCCTCGGCCCCGGGACTCCGAGCCCTTCTGCCCCTCTGCCCCCTGTGACAGATCAGGCCAGCTCAACCCGGCACTGAGCAAGCCTGAACCAGAGATCAAGTTCAGCATCGACTACATCCTCTCCACCCCAGACCCCCACCCAGGGTTCAGACCCCCTCACGGCGGGGCTGCCGGACCCTCCATATCGCTCTTGGAGCCCCAGCATCTCAACTTGCACTTCTGGACCCTGTGA
- the tom1l2 gene encoding TOM1-like protein 2 isoform X2 produces MEFLLGNPYSTPVGQCIEKATDGSLQSEDWTLNMEICDIINETEDGPKDAMRAVKKRLNGNKNYREVMLTLTVLETCVKNCGYRFHALVTTRDFIDGVLVKIISPKNNPPTIVQDKVLALVQAWADAFRSSPDLTGVVHVYEELKRKGIEFPMSEMESLSPIHTPVRPLTAPEGDQLLQKYSSPPQPKPQPVTGTAPPFSAPPPAQSAPQIPPNLAVAGPINPNAEQICRLRSELDIVRGNIKVMSEMLTEMVPGQEDPSDHELLQELNRTCRAMQQRIVELISRVANEEVTEELLHVNDDLNNIFLRYERYERFRSGRSAQGINNGVLSEATEDNLIDLGPGSPAVVTPMVSATPPSSLPSSIPASLPASLPTSLPASVAPVRSASPASLASKLATLDVGGDSVSGTLSALIQPQDDFDMFAQTRTGAAPEQRKNPPFEDPQAADEPPPTLEVRQQTQAGVAQSSVMDDIEEWLCTDVRGDEAEEGVTSEEFDKFLEERAKAAEMVPTLPSPPGGDLPSVASSTPSAGKKAERPADALFTM; encoded by the exons ATGGAGTTCTTACTGGGAAACCCATATAGCACTCCGGTGGGCCAGTGTATTG AAAAGGCCACGGACGGGTCTCTTCAGAGTGAGGATTGGACACTGAACATGGAAATATGTGACATCATCAATGAAACAGAGGACGG CCCAAAGGATGCCATGAGGGCTGTTAAAAAGAGGCTGAATGGGAACAAAAACTACAGAGAGGTGATGCTGACCTTAACG gTCCTTGAGACATGTGTCAAGAACTGTGGTTATCGTTTCCATGCCCTTGTCACAACACGTGACTTCATTGATGGTGTCCTCGTGAAAATTATTTCACCTAAAAACAACCCTCCTACCATTGTGCAAGACAAAGTGCTCGCTCTCGTTCAG GCTTGGGCAGATGCGTTCAGGAGTAGTCCTGACCTGACAGGCGTGGTCCACGTCTATGAGGAGCTGAAGAGGAAAGGCATAGAGTTCCCCATGTCAGAGATGGAGTCCCTGTCTCCCATCCACACACCAGTGCGG CCTCTGACTGCACCTGAGGGGGACCAATTACTGCAGAAGTACAGCAGCCCTCCGCAGCCCAAACCTCAGCCAGTCACTGGCACCGCTCCCCCCTTCAGCGCCCCCCCGCCGGCACAATCCGCCCCACAGATCCCCCCCAACCTCGCCGTGGCCGGACCCATCAACCCCAACGCCGAACAG ATTTGTCGGCTGCGCAGTGAGCTGGACATCGTGCGCGGGAACATTAAGGTGATGTCGGAGATGCTGACTGAGATGGTGCCGGGACAGGAAGACCCCTCTGACCACGAGCTTCTGCAG GAGCTGAACCGCACATGCAGGGCCATGCAACAGAGGATCGTGGAGCTCATCTCGCGCGTGGCCAATGAGGAGGTGACCGAAGAGCTGCTGCACGTCAACGACGACCTCAACAACATCTTCCTCAGATACGAAAG ATATGAGCGGTTCCGGTCAGGCCGGTCGGCCCAGGGAATCAACAACGGA GTTCTCAGTGAGGCCACAGAGGACAACCTCATAGACCTGGGCCCTGGCTCTCCTGCTGTGGTTACCCCCATGGTCAGCGCCACGCCGCCCTCCAGCCTGCCCTCCAGCATTCCCGccagcctgcctgccagcctgcctACCAGCCTGCCCGCCTCGGTGGCCCCTGTCCGCTCCGCCTCCCCAGCCTCCCTTGCTTCAAAGCTGGCAACGCTAG atgtGGGTGGAGACAGTGTGAGTGGCACGCTCAGTGCCCTCATCCAACCGCAGGACGACTTTGACATGTTTGCCCAGACCAGGACTGGCGCTGCGCCTGAGCAGCGCAAGAA CCCGCCGTTTGAAGACCCCCAGGCCGCCGACGAGCCGCCCCCCACTCTGGAGGTTAGACAACAGACGCAGGCCGGG GTTGCACAGTCCTCTGTCATGGATGACATAGAGGAGTGGCTCTGTACCGACGTG AGAGGAGACGAAGCTGAGGAAGGTGTGACCAGTGAAG AGTTTGACAAGTTCCTGGAGGAGCGGGCCAAGGCAGCGGAGATGGTGCCCACCTTACCGTCTCCCCCTGGTGGCGACCTCCCCTCGGTGGCGAGCTCCACCCCAAGTGCCGGCAAGAAAGCCGAGCGGCCGGCGGACGCCCTGTTTACCATGTAG